Proteins from one Candidatus Methylomirabilota bacterium genomic window:
- the hpnD gene encoding presqualene diphosphate synthase HpnD has product MSETPARLVRKSRSSFSYSFRFLPRPKREAIYAVYAFCRVVDDIADDPGDVTEKAERLKGWREEIDRCYAGQPTHPITTQLRDCLNCYPIPKAYFEELVAGVEMDLTISRYATFADLYTYCYRVASVVGLICIEIFGYSRESTKEYAINLGLALQLTNILRDMKMDGQRGRIYLPQEDLQRFGYREEDLLSCRYTPEFFPLMRFEADRAREHFRRAADSLTPEDRKNMVAAEIMGRIYRETLETIVQKDYRVFDGRAALSSPRKLQIAVTTWAKIR; this is encoded by the coding sequence ATGTCCGAGACGCCTGCCCGACTCGTCAGAAAGAGTCGCTCCAGCTTTTCTTACTCCTTCCGGTTCCTCCCCCGGCCAAAACGAGAGGCGATCTATGCCGTGTACGCCTTCTGCCGCGTGGTGGATGATATCGCCGACGATCCCGGGGACGTGACGGAAAAGGCGGAACGCTTGAAGGGTTGGCGAGAGGAGATCGACCGGTGCTACGCCGGTCAGCCGACCCATCCGATTACCACACAGCTCCGTGATTGTCTGAACTGCTACCCGATTCCCAAGGCCTATTTCGAGGAGCTCGTCGCCGGGGTGGAAATGGATCTGACCATCAGCCGATATGCCACCTTCGCCGACCTCTACACTTATTGCTATCGGGTGGCGTCGGTGGTGGGCCTGATCTGCATCGAGATCTTTGGCTATAGCCGGGAGTCCACCAAGGAGTATGCGATCAATCTCGGGCTGGCCCTGCAGCTGACCAATATCCTCCGCGACATGAAAATGGACGGTCAACGGGGGCGCATCTACCTGCCCCAAGAGGACCTGCAGCGATTCGGCTACCGGGAGGAAGATCTCCTGAGCTGCCGGTACACCCCCGAATTCTTCCCCCTCATGCGTTTTGAGGCGGACCGAGCCCGCGAGCACTTCCGGCGGGCGGCGGACAGTCTCACACCTGAAGATCGGAAAAATATGGTGGCCGCTGAAATCATGGGAAGAATCTACCGGGAGACCCTGGAGACCATCGTGCAAAAGGACTACCGGGTTTTCGACGGGCGCGCTG
- a CDS encoding polyprenyl synthetase family protein, producing the protein MDLKAYLEHRRALVEEGLKRFTPGEETLPPELHEAMHYSLFAGGKRLRPILTIAAAEAVGGRAEDVLPVACAFEYIHTYSLVHDDLPAMDDDDLRRGRPTCHKVFGQAMAILAGDGLLTEAFALLTNPAYVAHLDPRLLRMVIHEIALAAGSQGMVGGQAVDIQSEGKAVELPFLHYIHTHKTGALMLCTLRAGAHLGGATAAELEAITQYGKAVGLAFQIADDILDIEGEEALRGKKGGGDVTRGKATYPALVGIDEAKREAQRLLEEALNAIASFDQRADPLRDIARYIVSRKA; encoded by the coding sequence GTGGATCTCAAGGCGTATCTCGAACATCGGCGAGCCCTGGTGGAGGAAGGCCTAAAGCGCTTTACACCGGGGGAAGAGACCTTGCCCCCCGAGCTGCACGAGGCCATGCACTATAGCCTCTTCGCGGGGGGAAAGCGCCTCCGGCCGATCCTCACCATCGCCGCCGCTGAGGCGGTGGGAGGGAGAGCGGAGGATGTCCTGCCTGTCGCCTGCGCCTTCGAGTACATTCACACCTACTCTCTGGTTCACGACGACCTCCCCGCCATGGACGACGACGATCTCAGACGCGGTCGCCCCACCTGTCATAAGGTATTCGGCCAGGCCATGGCCATCCTGGCCGGGGATGGGCTTCTCACCGAGGCCTTTGCCCTCCTGACGAATCCTGCATACGTCGCCCACCTCGATCCACGCCTCCTCCGGATGGTGATCCACGAGATCGCCCTTGCCGCCGGGTCGCAAGGAATGGTCGGGGGACAGGCGGTGGATATCCAGTCAGAGGGAAAGGCCGTCGAGTTGCCGTTCCTCCATTACATCCATACGCATAAGACAGGGGCCCTCATGCTCTGTACCCTTCGGGCCGGGGCCCACCTGGGGGGTGCAACCGCAGCAGAGCTCGAGGCGATCACGCAATACGGAAAGGCAGTCGGCCTCGCCTTTCAGATCGCCGACGACATTCTGGACATCGAGGGAGAGGAAGCACTGCGCGGAAAGAAGGGGGGCGGGGATGTCACGCGAGGCAAGGCCACCTACCCGGCTCTCGTCGGGATTGACGAAGCCAAACGGGAGGCCCAGCGCCTCCTGGAGGAGGCGCTGAATGCCATTGCCTCGTTCGACCAGCGGGCAGATCCCCTCCGTGACATCGCCCGCTACATCGTCTCCCGAAAGGCATAA
- a CDS encoding NAD-dependent epimerase/dehydratase family protein — protein sequence MKALVTGATGFVGANLVRELLEDGTAVRVLARPGTPRTTIEHLDVEVIPGDLQDRELLRQALNGCQVLYHVAARYSLSEKDAAEMYRANVEGTRNILEVALDVGIERVVYTSTVGALGIPKDGVPGSENTPVTLSDMIGAYKRSKFLAEREAERMARLGLPVVIVNPSAPIGPWDVKPTPTGRTLVDYLNGQMPGYIHTGLNLIHVRDVARGHILAAQKGLVGEKYVLGNTNLTLREIFHMLERISGVPAPRWRIPYPVALLAAGASELYARVRRQDSPIPLTGVRIARKIMFFDASKAVRELHLPQTPVEEALREAVEWFWAHGYAPRKGGV from the coding sequence ATGAAGGCACTAGTGACGGGGGCAACCGGTTTCGTCGGGGCAAATCTCGTCCGGGAGCTTCTTGAAGACGGGACCGCCGTTCGGGTCCTAGCCAGACCCGGAACTCCCAGAACCACCATCGAGCACCTCGACGTCGAAGTGATTCCTGGAGACCTCCAGGACCGGGAGCTGCTTCGGCAGGCCTTGAACGGGTGCCAGGTTCTCTACCACGTAGCCGCCCGGTATAGCCTTTCCGAAAAAGACGCGGCCGAAATGTACCGGGCCAATGTGGAGGGGACGCGAAACATCCTGGAGGTTGCTCTTGACGTAGGGATAGAGCGGGTGGTGTACACCAGCACGGTCGGGGCGCTGGGAATCCCCAAGGATGGGGTCCCGGGGAGCGAGAATACCCCGGTCACCCTGAGTGACATGATCGGCGCGTACAAGCGCTCCAAGTTTCTGGCCGAGCGTGAGGCAGAGCGGATGGCACGCCTGGGACTGCCCGTTGTCATCGTGAATCCCTCCGCCCCCATCGGGCCGTGGGATGTCAAGCCGACCCCGACCGGCCGGACACTCGTGGACTACCTCAACGGACAGATGCCTGGGTACATCCACACCGGTCTCAACCTAATCCATGTGCGGGATGTAGCCCGGGGTCACATCCTGGCAGCCCAGAAAGGACTGGTCGGAGAAAAGTATGTCTTGGGAAACACCAATCTGACATTGCGCGAGATCTTTCACATGCTGGAGCGGATCTCCGGGGTCCCCGCCCCCCGCTGGAGGATCCCCTATCCGGTGGCCCTCCTGGCCGCCGGCGCGTCCGAGCTGTATGCCCGGGTGCGCCGCCAGGATTCCCCGATTCCGCTGACCGGTGTCCGCATAGCGCGCAAGATCATGTTCTTCGATGCGTCAAAGGCAGTCCGCGAACTCCATCTGCCTCAGACGCCGGTCGAGGAAGCACTCCGAGAGGCGGTGGAATGGTTCTGGGCCCATGGATATGCCCCCCGGAAAGGGGGGGTATAG
- a CDS encoding 5'-methylthioadenosine/S-adenosylhomocysteine nucleosidase, which translates to MSRLAPGAVAIVVALPWEATPLAKHLGLTKSEVLDGVTRYHGWGGRLLLIQAGMGAHGAARALTSLETPSLLLSAGFCGGLRPEIGLADIIIGSQVVRNTGSFPADPFLLESASRAFKTIDCPVHVGTILTVDEVVTPADGIQGRAEPEILAVEMESAHLAEAAQRHGVPFLAIRVVSDTPSAPWATEGRHLLKPDGRLNPASLAISLLRQPSRIPRLLHLASKLRPATRRLAQGIEALVKSLGA; encoded by the coding sequence GTGAGTCGATTGGCTCCCGGTGCGGTGGCCATCGTCGTGGCCCTTCCATGGGAGGCCACCCCCTTAGCGAAGCACCTTGGCCTCACGAAGTCCGAGGTCCTGGACGGGGTCACCCGGTACCATGGATGGGGAGGTCGGCTGCTCCTCATTCAGGCGGGGATGGGCGCTCATGGAGCAGCCCGCGCCCTCACTTCACTTGAGACGCCTTCGCTCCTCTTGTCGGCAGGATTCTGTGGCGGACTGAGGCCTGAGATTGGCCTCGCCGACATCATCATCGGCTCGCAGGTGGTCCGAAATACCGGGTCCTTTCCCGCCGACCCCTTCTTGCTGGAATCTGCATCTCGCGCATTTAAGACCATCGATTGTCCCGTCCACGTGGGCACCATCCTCACGGTCGATGAAGTCGTCACCCCGGCCGACGGGATACAGGGACGGGCGGAGCCGGAAATCCTCGCGGTGGAGATGGAGAGCGCCCACCTTGCCGAGGCGGCGCAGCGTCATGGGGTTCCGTTCCTGGCCATCCGAGTCGTCTCGGATACCCCGTCCGCGCCCTGGGCGACTGAAGGGAGGCACTTACTGAAACCGGATGGCCGCCTGAACCCTGCATCTCTCGCCATTTCTCTCCTCCGCCAACCCTCCCGGATCCCTCGGCTGCTCCACCTCGCTTCCAAACTTCGTCCGGCCACCCGCCGGCTCGCTCAGGGCATCGAGGCCCTTGTGAAGTCGCTGGGAGCGTGA